The Cyanobacteria bacterium GSL.Bin1 genomic interval CAGAAAGCGATGGCGAACCTTGAAAAGCAGTTTCAACGTTTACCAGGATTAGAGAAATGGTTTGTTGAGATTGGAGCTAAACCTGGATCACTTTCGGATAACTTTTTTCTTGGATTACTCTAATTTTTTTGTTCTTTGGTTACCCCATCATGGTCACTGGTCACTCTATTCTCAAGATGAAATTATGAATGTCATTGATGAAGCGATCAGAGAAACCCGTGCATCAAATCGTTCTTGATACTAACATTTTGATTTCCTCTGGAGACGCTACGCGATCGCGCTCAGGGTAGTTTACGTCAACACATCTGCCAAAGGAATAGCCGTTTTAGGGAAGGCTTTAATCAGTTTTTGATCTTCTGTTACCAGTACCGTTTCCAGTTGCATTGCTAGAGCGACAAACTCACCATCATAAGCAGAGCAACCGCTTTTCTCTACCAAGCGCAGCACATCAAAGGAAGCAAGTTCAAACTCTTTGTCCCATAACAACATCTCAGCTTCCCCGACTATGGCATAAGCCTGGTCAAAGGTTAACAACCCTTTGCGTAAATAAAGACCGAGAACGTTGCGAAATTCACTGCGCCAGAGAATAGGGACAGCCCATTCTGGGTTTTGGATCAAGAGACGCTCCACTTCTGTGGTTTTCTCCGTCGGCAGATAAAAATAACTAATAATATTCGTATCGACAACAATCATAGACGGTCTGAATCGATCCCCTTGGCAATTTCGGAGAGGTTAAAATCGCCAGCTTTGAGAGATTTTCTAAGTTGACGAGCGCGATCAATCCGTTCTTGGGGAGAAACTTTTGCTGAGAGGAGGTTTTTTTTCAGACAGACGATGACCTCACTGTTAATACTACGCTGATTGGCTTTAGCAGCTTCTTTGAGACGTTCATAGATGTCATCGGGTAGGTTTTTTACAGTAATTGTTGTTGCCATGATTGAAGCACCCCGCGAATGATTCCATTTTGAAACCATTGTGGTTTAAATTGGTCTTTTTGTCAAGTTGCGCTCCGCACGCTTCTAATCTTTGTTTCTTTGTTCTTGATTGAGATAGAAATCACTTATAATATTCGTTCTTCACAGATTATACCGAGTGAGCTTTTTTACACTCGAAGTCACTTTTCAAACGCCCTCTGAGAGGAGTTTCTACCATTGCGACCTCTATTTTTTACTTTGTTCGCTGATGGTATCGATTTCTTCATCAATTGCTTCGATCATCGGGTAAGCTTTTTGAGCAGAATAGAGTTTTTTCGCTTTCTCTAGAGACGCGAGTGCAGCTTTAGTTTCTCCTTTTTCTTTTAAGGCTAACCCTAATACCCGATGCGGTTCGGCAAATCGATTAGGCTTGATTTTTGCTCCTTGTTCAAATTGCGCGATCGCGCTGTCAATCTTTCCCTGCTGCATATACACTTTTCCCAATTCAATATAGGCATCAACATTTTTGGGAGAACTTTGGGTTAAGGTTTCAAAAGTAGAAATGGCTTCCGTTAAGTTTCCTTGCCCCACGAAAGATTTTCCCAGTAATAATCTGGCTAAATCATTACTCTTTTGTCGCTCAATAATTTTCTTAAAAATGGGAATAGCATCCCCATATTTTTCATCTTCATACAGTTGACACGCTTTTTCAAAACGTCTGGAAAGGAGAAAACTTCTTCCTAGAGTTACCCCAACTAAAAGAAGAATAATCGAAACGGTTACTAATGCAATAATTTTTGTTGTGTTTGGATCAAGTTCTGACATAATTTAAGCTAAAAAACAAGCGATAGGAAACAGTAAATATTCCAGATAAAATAACTTCCAAATAAATTGATAAAATTGCGCGATCGCGATTTTATTTTCTAAGTCTACATTTTGGCTACGCCACCACAGTAGCAAGAGTAATACGCTATGTGTCATCCCCACAAAGAGAGGATTGACATCGGGTAGCCAGCGCCACGAAGCTAGTATCACTCCGATATAGCAAATACTAATAATCAGACGAGTAATATTTAAGATGGTTGGTTTTCCTAAGAGCAGGGTAAAGGTGGTGATGTTATATTGTTTATCGCCTTCTAAGTCAGGAACATCTTTAAAGATCGCGATCGCGATGGTAAAAATCAATATAAATAGCGTTAATGCCCAAATTGCGGGCGGAATGAATTGCTGTTCAGTCAGGGTTTGACTGAAGTGTAAAAACAAGCCTAAATTAACAATTATTCCTCGCACTGTAAAAATACATAATGCTGCCCAAAACGGAAAGCGCTTTAAACGAATGGGCGGTAAAGAATAAGCGGTGCCAATTGCTAAACTAACCCCAACTGTGAAGAGTAACCAGGGACTAGCAATGAAACCCAATAAAATGGCAAGCGTTCCCGTTAATCGGACAATCCATTGCGCTTGCTTTAAGGAAAATTCACCAGCAGCAATTGGCAAGTCTGGCTTATTAATTTTATCAATCGAAACATCTTCTAATTGGTTTAAACCGACAATATAAACATTCCCGCCCAAACACGCTATCCAAGCGAATAAAAGCGGGATTAAATTATTTAAATTGAGGGGAACATTATTAATAGCAATGGTAATAAAATATAAAGCAAAAACACTGAGGGTTGTCCCAATAATGGTGTGAGGACGAGAAAATTTCCAAAGGCTATGTAACCACTCTCTTGGATCACGGAATAAATTTTTTTCAAGATTAGAAGTCATCAGTCATTCGTCATTTGTTATTGATCATTCGTCATTGATTATGACCTCATGTTGTCTCGCTGTCACTGACGGAAATTCCTTGTAAAATACCAAAACGAATTAAGCCGCGATGGTATCCCCGACTCATTAATCCTAAAGATAAAGCAGCTTCAACCGTTTTCCAACCACTTTGTATTAATCCCATGAGGGCTTGAGGGGTAAATGCAGAATCAATGACAATATTCCAAAACGGATCGACCGCTTGTGACCAATCATCGCATTTAATGTCTTGAAAACCCACTTCTTGCGCGATCGCGCGATATTCAGGTAAAGAAATGACGTAAGGTAAACAATACACCCGGTAAATTTCTGCTAAATGTTGCTTTTCATCAGCAGTTAATTCCCCTGCTAGAGAATCAGTGGGACGATGACACCACGTCGCCATCAATAGCATTCCCCCTGGCTTGAGAACGCGATCGGCTTCTTGAATAAATTTTGCTTTATCAGGGAAATGTTCGCCACTTTCCAATGACCAAACTAAATCAAAACTATTATCGGCAAAGGGTAACGCTAAGGCATTGGCCACTTGAAACTGCACTTTCTCTTCTAAATTCGCTTCCGTTGCCCGTTCTGTGGCGCGTTTTGCTTGTTCAGGAGAGAGTGTGACACCTTGTGCTGTCGCGTTAAATTTTTGCGCTAAATATAGAGTACTGCCACCAATCCCACAACCCACATCTAAGATATGTTGCGGAGGGGTCTGTGTCTCCCTCAGATTACCCCAATGAAGTAATTCTTCAATAATATCAATTTGGGCTTGCCGGCGAGATACTTTATTCATCCCACTGCGACCATAATAGCCATGATGCATATGTTCCCCCCAAATATTTTCCCAGAGAGAACTTGAGGCATCATAGAAGTCTTGGATTTCTTGTTCTAAGTTGCGGGGCATAGTTAATATTTTTTTGTTATTGATAATTAGTTATTGATTTTATCATCATATATCCTTAATCAGGATGACTGTAATTCGATAATTCAATAATTTCCAATAATCCTTGATAAAGTACTTGAAAACTTTTAGAGCGATTTGTTTTTGGATTCATATATTTAGAAATTTCTCTTGCAGCATTGTTTTTCTCTAACCCTCCTAGATGATAACCTTTACTTTGTAGAACTTTTTCTAATGCTTCCCAAGTTCCTCCAGTAATTGCATCAGGATTACGATATTTGGCTTTGCTTCCTAAATCACGAGAAATTTTAGGATAGGCTTGGCAAATTGCATTAATATCACCAAAGAACCATGCTTCTAGCTCTTCAACTACTATCGGATTCAGTACTTGAAAAGATTCTGCTTTATTCCTTGAAGACTTAGTTACTAATCCTACTTTGTTTGCAATATCATCTAATTGTTGTTTTAGTTGTTTACAGTCTTCTTGGTCTTCATCTACCAAAATAATAATCTTATAAGTATCATCAATCCATTCTTGATATCCTTTTAATCGATCAGGTAATTTTTTAAATAAGTCAGATTTTCCTTTGAAAGCATGAATTTTAAATGAAACTTCATCTCCCATAATTTTCGGTAATATTAAACTTAGGGCTTGTTTTGTGGACAGTTCCTCGACTAAAAATTCTAAATGCAAACTCATCTCCCTATATTTGTTAATCAATCAATTTGGAGAGGGTTGCCCACATCAAAGAAATCTTCCATCCAAAGAGAACCAAGTAAAGCACCATTATTCATAAATTCTTTAATTCCTTGGATATCTGCTGCTCTTTTTGCTAGGGACGATGTTTTTCTTCATTAATTGCAAGATGATATAGCAATCAGGAGTCAGATGTGAGAAACTAATTCCCTCGTCCCTGTACTCGTCGCCTCGAATGTGGCTTCTTCTCATGAATCATTCCTGACTGCTATAGGTGATTACCGGAGATTTAGACTTTTCCCTATACTTTAATTCGATAACAATCGGACCTTCTTTTCCTCTAGTACGAAGCTCTTTAAATCGTCCTCTTCTATCCCATGCTTTTCTTAAGCTTTTAGTAAAACATTCTTCTAGAAATGCAAAGACATCGAATAGAGTAGATTTACCACTTCCATTCGGACCTAAAAATGTTGTTAAAGGAGTTATGTCTTTTAATTCAAGATCATGTAATGCGCGATAGTTCTGAACTTTTAAGTATTCTATTCTAAGGATAGAGTGTTGGGGCATTACTAAGCACGTTATAATTTGATACTACTATGTTCATTTTATCATTATAGAAAGATATTGATTGAGTTGATACCACTTATAAAAATTAACTAAAAACTCAATCGATTACTCAATTAGTTGGTAAAGATGATTAATTCGATGTTTCTATAGCAATTTTTGCGACTTGCTATAATATATCTTTTTAAATCATTTTTCATAAGAGTAATTTATTATTTTAATAGCTTATAAATATATTACTTAAGCTTCAATTTTTTAGTTACTTTGGAGAATGGGTAGTAACTAAAAAATCGAAGAAAGTTTTTTGTAAAAATAATCAAAATTAGAATAATTTGGATTATGCGGAAACGTTTCCTCGCCTTAATCACTCTTCAACTGTTTTAATTAGGGCTTGAATCTCTGGGTTATACAATCGTAAATAGTTCCAATAATTCCCAAATACTGCTTCTACATAGCCTTTTGTTTCCGGGAAAGGGATGTTCTGCACAAATGCGTCTGCATCTTCTAAACCATAACGCCTCACCCACTGTGCAACATTACCGGGTCCAGCATTGTAACTAGCTACGGCTAACATCGAATGATGATCATAGCGATCATGTGTGTAATCCAAATACCAAGTTCCTAACTTGATATTATCTTCTGGATCAACTAAGGAATAGTTTTTTACATTGGCTTTATTTGCTACCCATTCCCCTGTAGTAGGCATAATTTGCATTAATCCTTTTGCCCCCGCAATCGAGCCAATATCCTTTTCAAAGCGGGATTCTTGACGAATTAAACTCATGACTAATAAAGGATTTAATTCTCGTTGTTCTGACCAATTCAGGATATTTTTTTTGTAGGGAAAGGGAAATAAAGCATGCCAATACATTGATGCTTCACGCAAACGTTGCCAACGGGAAACATCAGCAGGTTGGTCACGATATTGTAACGATGAAATCTGAGCAATTCCCTTCAGATATTGTTCTTGCGTCAGCTTTAATACGCCATCGGTAAATTGTTCTTCTACAGAGAAAGAAGACAACTGGCTCGTTTCAGTTTGCCATACCGTCCAAGCTGCGTCATCTTGTCCAAGTTGATAGAGTTCTTTTAAAACCTGAGACCCGGCAGGAAGGAGAGGACGGGAAGCGGGTTTGACGACTTTTGGCATTTGATCGCGAATTGTATCAAAGTCTCCCACGGGTAAACCCAGATTTACGGCAGAACGCCATGCATAATAAGATTCTGGATATTGAGCTAATGTTTCCTGAAAGATACGTTCTGCTCCTGTGGATTCTCCTTGCTGTTCTAACCATTTTCCTGACCAGAAACCGGCTTTGGCTGCTAAGGCATCATTCTGGTTTTCTTGGACAATCGCCTCTGCCCAAGTAATAGCAGATTTTAAATTACCTTGTTGGGCTGCTTCTTCTGCCATTTCCCAGCGATAGTCTGCTGCGACATCAGAGTGAGAGTAATGATTTAAAAGAGTGTCTCGGGCTTTTTGGGCTAATTCAAAATTGCCTTCTGCTTCCAATAACTGTGCTTGACCAACCAAAGCGTCTGGGGCTTCCTTTGGAAACTGATTAATCACTTGGTCCAAGTAGAAGATACCCTCTTGAGGCGATACCATCTCTGCTAGGCGACGTAAAGCTAATCCGGTTTCTTCTGCATCTGGAAAGGTATTGAGGAGTTCCATATAAATCTGTTCAGCGCTAGCGGTTTTGCCACTAACTTGTAGCCCTCTCCCATGCCGGTAGAG includes:
- a CDS encoding DUF4276 family protein translates to MHLEFLVEELSTKQALSLILPKIMGDEVSFKIHAFKGKSDLFKKLPDRLKGYQEWIDDTYKIIILVDEDQEDCKQLKQQLDDIANKVGLVTKSSRNKAESFQVLNPIVVEELEAWFFGDINAICQAYPKISRDLGSKAKYRNPDAITGGTWEALEKVLQSKGYHLGGLEKNNAAREISKYMNPKTNRSKSFQVLYQGLLEIIELSNYSHPD
- a CDS encoding PIN domain-containing protein; its protein translation is MIVVDTNIISYFYLPTEKTTEVERLLIQNPEWAVPILWRSEFRNVLGLYLRKGLLTFDQAYAIVGEAEMLLWDKEFELASFDVLRLVEKSGCSAYDGEFVALAMQLETVLVTEDQKLIKAFPKTAIPLADVLT
- a CDS encoding transglycosylase SLT domain-containing protein, with product MKPSPRILFWLIVLAVVGKLATILLMGNKPQEVNHSREQTTIFLEQEPTKTIEANPNLPSQVFPLVSLPTPERSHKLQSILESSHQQDQNRARYLLAVTALENQQPEQALQHLQDLEKDYPLLKGHILLKRAEGYDRQGDKAKAQAIWSHIVEKNFNSASVGEALYHLGEKNPQKWDTLVSQFPEHPRTHQMIKQRLAANPHQPELLKILAYHTPEAEGMTQVRDQLVNNYRSQLSPKDWEVIAEGYWETWEYEKAGNAYGNAPKTPKNLYRHGRGLQVSGKTASAEQIYMELLNTFPDAEETGLALRRLAEMVSPQEGIFYLDQVINQFPKEAPDALVGQAQLLEAEGNFELAQKARDTLLNHYSHSDVAADYRWEMAEEAAQQGNLKSAITWAEAIVQENQNDALAAKAGFWSGKWLEQQGESTGAERIFQETLAQYPESYYAWRSAVNLGLPVGDFDTIRDQMPKVVKPASRPLLPAGSQVLKELYQLGQDDAAWTVWQTETSQLSSFSVEEQFTDGVLKLTQEQYLKGIAQISSLQYRDQPADVSRWQRLREASMYWHALFPFPYKKNILNWSEQRELNPLLVMSLIRQESRFEKDIGSIAGAKGLMQIMPTTGEWVANKANVKNYSLVDPEDNIKLGTWYLDYTHDRYDHHSMLAVASYNAGPGNVAQWVRRYGLEDADAFVQNIPFPETKGYVEAVFGNYWNYLRLYNPEIQALIKTVEE
- a CDS encoding homogentisate phytyltransferase, translating into MTSNLEKNLFRDPREWLHSLWKFSRPHTIIGTTLSVFALYFITIAINNVPLNLNNLIPLLFAWIACLGGNVYIVGLNQLEDVSIDKINKPDLPIAAGEFSLKQAQWIVRLTGTLAILLGFIASPWLLFTVGVSLAIGTAYSLPPIRLKRFPFWAALCIFTVRGIIVNLGLFLHFSQTLTEQQFIPPAIWALTLFILIFTIAIAIFKDVPDLEGDKQYNITTFTLLLGKPTILNITRLIISICYIGVILASWRWLPDVNPLFVGMTHSVLLLLLWWRSQNVDLENKIAIAQFYQFIWKLFYLEYLLFPIACFLA
- a CDS encoding Arc family DNA-binding protein; amino-acid sequence: MATTITVKNLPDDIYERLKEAAKANQRSINSEVIVCLKKNLLSAKVSPQERIDRARQLRKSLKAGDFNLSEIAKGIDSDRL
- a CDS encoding methyltransferase domain-containing protein, with translation MPRNLEQEIQDFYDASSSLWENIWGEHMHHGYYGRSGMNKVSRRQAQIDIIEELLHWGNLRETQTPPQHILDVGCGIGGSTLYLAQKFNATAQGVTLSPEQAKRATERATEANLEEKVQFQVANALALPFADNSFDLVWSLESGEHFPDKAKFIQEADRVLKPGGMLLMATWCHRPTDSLAGELTADEKQHLAEIYRVYCLPYVISLPEYRAIAQEVGFQDIKCDDWSQAVDPFWNIVIDSAFTPQALMGLIQSGWKTVEAALSLGLMSRGYHRGLIRFGILQGISVSDSETT
- a CDS encoding tetratricopeptide repeat protein; the encoded protein is MSELDPNTTKIIALVTVSIILLLVGVTLGRSFLLSRRFEKACQLYEDEKYGDAIPIFKKIIERQKSNDLARLLLGKSFVGQGNLTEAISTFETLTQSSPKNVDAYIELGKVYMQQGKIDSAIAQFEQGAKIKPNRFAEPHRVLGLALKEKGETKAALASLEKAKKLYSAQKAYPMIEAIDEEIDTISEQSKK